AGATTAGAGTTGAAAGGGATGAGACATAATGGGTCAGcaaaataaagttttttcaTGTGCCGTTTACGAAACTGCAAATGTAATTTACACTTTTAAGCATATGCAAAAATGGTGTTTTGTAACTGAATACAAGCAAAATCAAATTCAGTCCCATTCACGAGAAGAGTACGAGCCAGATAGATAGATCAGATATTGTTTACTTGTGGTTCTCtgctttactaaattaatacaaCTTGCGTTTGCATAAGTTCAATAACCTAAGTTGCACTAAATGACAAGACAGAAAAAAGCAACTTGTCTAAGATGTTGATCAAATGGAAGAGATTGGCCCACCAAATTGACTGAAAAGATTAGAGTTTTAACGGATGAGACATAAAAGGTCAGGAAAATCAAGTTTTTTCATGTGCCGTTTAGGAAATTGCAAATGTAGTTTACACTTTTAAGCATATGCACAAATGGCGTTTTGTATCTAAATACAAGCAAAATCAAATTCAGTCCCATACACGAGAAGAGTATGAAGCCAGATAGATCAGATATTTTTACTTGTGGTTCTCTGCTTTATTCAACTAACACAACTTGCGTGGCCTAAGGTCAATAACCTAAGTTGCACTAAACGACAAGACAAAAAGGCAAGTTGACAAAGATTGATCAAATGGAGAAGATTTGGCCCACCAAATTGACTGTCagccacacaaaaaaaaaggtggCGGACTAGTTCTGTTTTGGCCAAGCTACAACACACATCATAGTCCTAATCTATATCCCGTTCTTGAAATTAACGGAGATGAATTCAAAATGCAAAGTAACATACCATTCCCCAAACGATGAAGGGGAAGCCACCCATTGCGTATAGAGCAGTCGCGAGAGCCACCGGATGCCAAATGTATGTGTTTTTAAGGAACTGATAGAACGGCTGCTTCTCCAAATCCCCAACATTATTAGGCTCTCCAACCTTTCAAACATGACAAGAGACAGCACCAATAAACAAACAGACAATACATCTTAATAcgagaaagaaacaaaacaaacccTTACCCTTTGCGTGATGGTATTGGTATCAAACATCCAATTCATGTGACTAAACCAAAACCCTTCAAGTGGGCTATGAGGATCTTTGTCCGAATCACAGAACTGATGATGGTACCTATGCGTACTCACCCAATCAATCGGATGCCCCTGAAGAAAACAACACACCATCAATTACACAACTCAACATGCCATTCATTATACAGAGGACAAAACTACACTCACCTGAAGAGCCTGAGCTCCACAATAAGCAAACAAGTACTCAAGCCACTTAGGAAGCTTGAAGCTTCTATGAGTCAGATTCCTATGGAAAGACAGAGTAATCCCCAGAAGACCTGTGACAATATAAAGCACAAAAGCAACCGAAACAGCTCTCCAGTTAAACTGAAACGGAGCCAAGAGGCTAAGCAAATGCATCGAGACAACCACAGCAACGGCGCCAAAATCCATCGACGTCCACTCTCTCTCCCACCAAACCGCTTTGtccgtcttcttcttcaccatcacaTCCGAAAGCATTATCCTTCTGTAATCTCCAGACTCAGAGGCAGCTGCAGCTGATGCGGCGACATCTCTCTTCTTAAATGCGGAGGAGACGAGGCTCGGGAGCTTGAAAGGAGCGAGCTTTTGGTTGTGGGTGAGTGAGATTCCGGCGAGATTTAACGGCGGTGAAGTGGTTAGAGGTCGTGGAGGGGAAGAGAGGAAGAAAGGTTTGGGCTTTGCTAAGGGAGAGGTCAGAAGAGACGCCATTGTTGACGTGATAGCcgagagaaggagaagatgagagtAGTTAAACCCTACATATATACTATGTATAAAATCAGGGTCGGTCTTTTTTGTATGTTCACAAGCTGTTGTGTTGTTGTAGTGACAGAGACGTGTCCAAAGATCTCGTCTTTGTGGCTAAAGAGAGAAGATAAGGTGGTCTAGGGATTTGGAT
This region of Brassica napus cultivar Da-Ae chromosome C5, Da-Ae, whole genome shotgun sequence genomic DNA includes:
- the LOC106401219 gene encoding palmitoyl-monogalactosyldiacylglycerol delta-7 desaturase, chloroplastic; the encoded protein is MASLLTSPLAKPKPFFLSSPPRPLTTSPPLNLAGISLTHNQKLAPFKLPSLVSSAFKKRDVAASAAAASESGDYRRIMLSDVMVKKKTDKAVWWEREWTSMDFGAVAVVVSMHLLSLLAPFQFNWRAVSVAFVLYIVTGLLGITLSFHRNLTHRSFKLPKWLEYLFAYCGAQALQGHPIDWVSTHRYHHQFCDSDKDPHSPLEGFWFSHMNWMFDTNTITQRVGEPNNVGDLEKQPFYQFLKNTYIWHPVALATALYAMGGFPFIVWGMGVRIVWVYHITWLVNSACHVWGNQAWNTGDLSKNNWWVAALAFGEGWHNNHHAFEFSARHGLEWWQFDMTWYVVRFLQAIGLATEVKLPSEAQKQRMALTSD